The following are from one region of the Thermococcus sp. genome:
- a CDS encoding PIN domain-containing protein, with protein sequence MPERREWLVVPDTNFLLVPGQFGVDIISELSRVLDVRFKIAVPNVVLQELDVIERKARGKDLMAIRMAKKLAERFEVIDIGEFGRRPIDDQIFDFAVKNEHVVVCTNDKGLKKRLRERGIPVVYLRSRKILELEGMLG encoded by the coding sequence ATGCCAGAGAGGCGGGAATGGCTGGTAGTTCCTGACACGAACTTCCTCCTCGTCCCTGGGCAGTTCGGCGTGGACATAATCTCCGAGCTGAGCAGGGTTCTCGATGTGAGGTTTAAAATCGCGGTCCCCAACGTCGTCCTTCAGGAGCTGGATGTCATAGAGAGAAAGGCCAGGGGAAAGGACCTGATGGCCATAAGGATGGCCAAGAAGCTTGCAGAAAGGTTCGAGGTCATCGACATAGGGGAGTTCGGGAGGAGGCCTATAGACGACCAGATTTTTGACTTTGCGGTGAAAAACGAGCACGTGGTTGTGTGCACCAACGACAAGGGGCTAAAGAAGAGATTGAGGGAGAGGGGAATTCCCGTCGTCTACCTCCGCTCAAGAAAGATCCTTGAGCTTGAGGGAATGCTGGGGTGA